One genomic window of Geodermatophilus sp. DSM 44513 includes the following:
- a CDS encoding sulfurtransferase — protein sequence MLPPVVDTAWLRAHAGEVVLADVRWYLDGRSGRAAYDAGHLPGAVFVDLDRWLAGPPSAAEGRHPLPDPAVFAEGTAALGIGDEDTVVAYDDAGGVVAARLVWMLRVTGRPAALLDGGIGAWDGPLEQDAPDRAPAVATPRPWPADRLAGAEDVLDPRAVVLDAREPARYRGDREPVDPRAGHVPGAVNVPCRGNLDGDRRFLPADELRRRYTGAGVPEDGDVVVYCGSGVTACHDLLALEVAGLPAGRLYPGSWSQYSADPDRPVAVGDDPGAQRAGGGPGDGGRST from the coding sequence ATGCTGCCCCCCGTCGTGGACACGGCCTGGCTGCGCGCGCACGCCGGCGAGGTGGTGCTCGCCGACGTCCGCTGGTACCTCGACGGCCGCTCCGGCCGTGCCGCCTACGACGCCGGGCACCTGCCCGGCGCGGTGTTCGTGGACCTCGACCGCTGGCTGGCCGGGCCACCGTCGGCGGCCGAGGGCCGCCACCCGCTGCCCGACCCCGCCGTCTTCGCCGAGGGCACGGCCGCCCTCGGCATCGGCGACGAGGACACCGTGGTGGCCTACGACGACGCCGGCGGGGTCGTCGCCGCCCGCCTGGTGTGGATGCTCCGGGTGACCGGTCGCCCGGCGGCCCTGCTGGACGGCGGGATCGGCGCCTGGGACGGGCCGCTGGAGCAGGACGCGCCGGACCGCGCGCCGGCGGTGGCCACCCCGCGCCCCTGGCCGGCCGACCGGCTGGCCGGGGCGGAGGACGTGCTCGACCCGCGAGCGGTGGTCCTCGACGCCCGGGAGCCCGCGCGCTACCGCGGCGACCGCGAGCCGGTCGACCCGCGGGCGGGGCACGTGCCCGGCGCGGTCAACGTGCCCTGCCGCGGCAACCTGGACGGCGACCGCCGTTTCCTGCCCGCCGACGAGCTGCGCCGCCGCTACACCGGGGCCGGCGTTCCCGAGGACGGCGACGTGGTCGTCTACTGCGGCTCGGGGGTCACCGCCTGCCACGACCTGCTGGCCCTGGAGGTCGCCGGCCTGCCCGCCGGGCGGCTGTACCCGGGCTCGTGGTCGCAGTACAGCGCCGACCCGGACCGCCCGGTGGCCGTCGGGGACGACCCGGGCGCTCAGCGGGCCGGCGGCGGCCCGGGGGACGGCGGCCGCTCGACGTAG
- a CDS encoding MalY/PatB family protein — protein MADRGFDDPTVEELRARGSLKWTLYPEAIGMFVAESDLGTAPAVAEALHTAVAGGVLGYLPPGLLTGMAEAYAGWSADRYGWAVPPERVRPVADVLAGLAAAVEHFSRPGSPVVLPTPAYMPFLTLPAVLGREVIEVPMARDGDRYVYDLDALDAAFRAGGHLLVLCNPHNPIGRVLEPAEMTAVAEVVDRHGGRVFSDEIHAPLVFPGSRHVPYASLGDVPAGHAVTATSASKAWNLPGLKCAQLVLSNAADAELWARIGLHAEHGASTLGVVANTAAYTGGAQWLDELLVHLDGNRRLLADLVAELLPGVRYTPPEGTYLAWLDCRELDLTEPGAFFLDRAGVALTDGALCGAAGAGFVRLNVATPRPVLTRAVEQMAAALAAR, from the coding sequence ATGGCCGACCGCGGGTTCGACGACCCGACCGTCGAGGAGCTGCGGGCCCGCGGCAGCCTGAAGTGGACGCTGTACCCCGAGGCCATCGGGATGTTCGTCGCCGAATCCGACCTCGGCACGGCCCCGGCGGTCGCCGAGGCACTGCACACGGCGGTCGCCGGCGGCGTCCTCGGCTACCTGCCCCCGGGGCTGCTGACCGGCATGGCCGAGGCCTACGCCGGGTGGTCGGCCGACCGGTACGGCTGGGCGGTGCCGCCGGAGCGGGTGCGCCCGGTGGCCGACGTGCTGGCCGGCCTGGCCGCCGCGGTCGAGCACTTCTCCCGGCCGGGCAGCCCGGTCGTGCTGCCGACGCCGGCGTACATGCCCTTCCTCACCCTGCCGGCGGTGCTGGGGCGCGAGGTCATCGAGGTGCCGATGGCCCGCGACGGCGACCGGTACGTCTACGACCTCGACGCGCTGGACGCCGCCTTCCGGGCCGGCGGGCACCTGCTGGTGCTGTGCAACCCGCACAACCCGATCGGCCGGGTGCTGGAGCCGGCGGAGATGACCGCGGTGGCCGAGGTGGTCGACCGGCACGGCGGCCGGGTGTTCTCCGACGAGATCCACGCGCCGCTGGTGTTCCCCGGCTCGCGGCACGTGCCCTACGCCTCGCTGGGCGACGTACCGGCCGGGCACGCGGTCACCGCCACCTCGGCGTCCAAGGCGTGGAACCTGCCCGGCCTCAAGTGCGCGCAGCTGGTGCTGTCGAACGCCGCCGACGCCGAGCTGTGGGCGCGGATCGGGCTGCACGCCGAACACGGGGCGTCCACCCTGGGCGTCGTGGCGAACACCGCCGCCTACACCGGCGGCGCCCAGTGGCTGGACGAGCTCCTGGTCCACCTGGACGGCAACCGCCGGCTGCTGGCCGACCTGGTCGCCGAGCTCCTGCCCGGTGTCCGGTACACCCCGCCGGAGGGCACATACCTGGCCTGGCTGGACTGCCGCGAGCTGGACCTGACCGAGCCCGGCGCCTTCTTCCTGGATCGGGCCGGGGTCGCGCTGACCGACGGGGCGCTGTGCGGCGCCGCCGGCGCCGGGTTCGTGCGGCTCAACGTCGCCACCCCGCGGCCGGTCCTGACCCGGGCCGTCGAGCAGATGGCCGCCGCCCTCGCCGCGCGCTGA
- a CDS encoding MFS transporter, which yields MASGEGGRGGCGAAAGGRTVGADDRRGRGRRAVAAAGPGAPRRGRRPGTGPAEVGRAAAAYGLATAVSALALGRVVDPLPRVRVLQAAAAVLAAGVLACAAAPHWGVLAAGQVVAGLAAGVTLPVTYALAGETAPAGAEARVLGRVLLGWSVAMVAAVPLSAALTDLAGWRTAFAVLAGVAAAQVGLLRRLPRVGAPRPASPARYRDALTRPGVRPLLVVVLAYMAAFYGTYAYLGDHVRAVQGVGAGAAGLVSLAYGAGFGAAGLLDGRLDRAGPARLLPPTVLVLAGVYLALPAAAGALPVLLAACALWGLVNHAGLGLLVTLLGRAGGEARGPVLALYSATTYLAAALGTAALGPGYEAGGLTAVTRVAGAGLLLAVGPAARVRRGEARRPTGRRPAGG from the coding sequence ATGGCGTCGGGGGAGGGAGGCCGGGGTGGGTGCGGAGCAGCGGCTGGGGGCCGGACCGTGGGTGCTGATGACCGGCGTGGCCGTGGTCGGCGCGCAGTCGCTGCTGCTGGCCCCGGTGCTCCCCGACGTGGCCGGCGCCCGGGCACCGGTCCCGCGGAGGTCGGGCGGGCGGCCGCCGCGTACGGGCTGGCCACCGCGGTCTCCGCACTCGCCCTGGGGCGCGTCGTGGACCCGCTGCCCCGGGTCCGGGTGCTGCAGGCGGCGGCCGCCGTGCTCGCCGCCGGGGTGCTGGCCTGCGCGGCCGCCCCGCACTGGGGCGTGCTGGCGGCCGGCCAGGTGGTGGCCGGGCTGGCCGCGGGCGTCACCCTGCCGGTGACCTACGCCCTCGCGGGGGAGACCGCGCCGGCCGGGGCCGAGGCCCGGGTGCTGGGACGGGTGCTGCTGGGCTGGTCGGTGGCGATGGTCGCCGCCGTCCCGCTGTCCGCCGCGCTGACCGACCTGGCCGGCTGGCGGACGGCGTTCGCGGTGCTGGCCGGCGTCGCGGCCGCGCAGGTGGGCCTGCTGCGCCGGCTGCCGCGGGTCGGGGCGCCGCGGCCGGCCTCCCCGGCGCGCTACCGCGACGCGCTCACCCGGCCCGGTGTCCGGCCGCTGCTGGTCGTCGTCCTGGCCTACATGGCCGCCTTCTACGGCACCTACGCCTACCTGGGCGACCACGTGCGCGCCGTCCAGGGGGTGGGCGCCGGGGCGGCGGGCCTGGTGTCGCTGGCCTACGGCGCGGGCTTCGGGGCGGCGGGGCTGCTCGACGGGCGCCTGGACCGAGCCGGGCCCGCCCGGCTGCTGCCGCCGACCGTGCTGGTGCTCGCCGGCGTCTACCTGGCGCTGCCGGCCGCGGCCGGCGCGCTGCCCGTCCTGCTGGCCGCCTGTGCCCTGTGGGGCCTGGTCAACCACGCCGGCCTCGGCCTGCTGGTGACCCTCCTCGGCCGGGCCGGCGGCGAGGCCCGGGGGCCGGTGCTGGCGCTCTACAGCGCCACGACCTACCTGGCGGCGGCGCTGGGCACCGCGGCGCTGGGCCCCGGCTACGAGGCCGGCGGCCTGACCGCGGTGACCCGCGTGGCCGGCGCCGGCCTGCTGCTCGCCGTCGGGCCGGCGGCGCGGGTGCGCCGGGGGGAGGCCCGGCGCCCGACTGGCCGCCGGCCGGCCGGTGGGTGA
- a CDS encoding DUF1540 domain-containing protein translates to MTSLQDMPQVQNCAVSSCSYNAESSCHAGAITVGGDHAHCGTFVEISFRGGMDRTGLVGACHRSDCVHNDKLECHAPSVRVGPGADAADCLTYEAR, encoded by the coding sequence ATGACGTCTCTCCAGGACATGCCCCAGGTCCAGAACTGCGCCGTGAGCAGCTGCTCGTACAACGCCGAGTCCAGCTGCCACGCCGGTGCGATCACGGTGGGTGGCGACCACGCCCACTGCGGCACCTTCGTGGAGATCAGCTTCCGTGGCGGGATGGACCGCACCGGGCTGGTCGGTGCCTGTCACCGGTCGGACTGCGTGCACAACGACAAGCTGGAGTGCCACGCGCCGAGCGTGCGCGTGGGTCCCGGCGCCGACGCCGCCGACTGCCTGACCTACGAGGCCAGGTAG
- a CDS encoding inorganic diphosphatase produces MEADVIVEIPKGSRNKYEYDSRVGRIRLDRMLFTATGYPGDYGFVPDTLAEDGDPIDALLLLDEPTFPGCLVRVRVIGVFWMHDSSGRDAKLLCVPATDPRHRHLQRLEDVPIHQVAEIWHFFTIYEALEPGKSAESRGWEGRRDAERALEDARRRYADRATRAAG; encoded by the coding sequence GTGGAAGCCGACGTGATCGTGGAGATCCCCAAGGGGTCGCGGAACAAGTACGAGTACGACTCCCGGGTCGGCCGCATCCGGCTGGACCGGATGCTGTTCACCGCGACCGGCTACCCGGGCGACTACGGGTTCGTGCCGGACACCCTGGCCGAGGACGGCGACCCGATCGACGCCCTGCTGCTGCTGGACGAGCCGACCTTCCCCGGCTGCCTCGTGCGGGTGCGCGTCATCGGCGTGTTCTGGATGCACGACAGCTCGGGACGCGACGCCAAGCTGCTGTGCGTGCCGGCGACGGACCCACGGCACCGGCACCTGCAGCGGCTGGAGGACGTGCCGATCCACCAGGTCGCCGAGATCTGGCACTTCTTCACCATCTACGAGGCCCTGGAGCCCGGGAAGTCGGCCGAGAGCCGCGGCTGGGAGGGCCGCAGGGACGCCGAACGCGCCCTGGAGGACGCCCGGCGCCGGTACGCCGACCGGGCCACCCGGGCCGCCGGCTGA
- a CDS encoding Lrp/AsnC family transcriptional regulator, which translates to MDETDRTLIGLLQQDATRSYADLGRAVHLSTAATHERVRKMRQAGVIRRTTVEVDPVALGAVLLAFVEIDTEGWVKKPLVDAVRDDPRVEDLHSIAGDTHFLAKVRVTGPADLEDLLHALYRVPGVRNTRTHVALQTYVERPPSPGPPPAR; encoded by the coding sequence GTGGACGAGACCGACCGGACGCTGATCGGGCTGCTGCAGCAGGACGCCACCCGGTCCTACGCCGACCTCGGCCGGGCGGTGCACCTGTCGACCGCCGCGACGCACGAGCGGGTGCGCAAGATGCGCCAGGCCGGCGTCATCCGGCGCACCACCGTCGAGGTGGACCCGGTGGCGCTGGGGGCGGTGCTGCTGGCCTTCGTGGAGATCGACACCGAGGGGTGGGTCAAGAAGCCGCTCGTCGACGCCGTCCGCGACGACCCGCGCGTGGAGGACCTGCACTCCATCGCCGGGGACACCCACTTCCTGGCCAAGGTGCGGGTCACCGGCCCGGCGGACCTCGAGGACCTGCTGCACGCCCTCTACCGGGTGCCCGGGGTGCGCAACACCCGCACCCACGTGGCCCTGCAGACCTACGTCGAGCGGCCGCCGTCCCCCGGGCCGCCGCCGGCCCGCTGA
- a CDS encoding EAL domain-containing protein, with protein MPEFPTTAPPRSDVYETLFTHGIDGFLLTSADGLTFRANPRACELLGRSEAELLEVGRAGVVDPRDPRWAEAFEARRRDGAYRGVLRMRRRDGSTFPAEVSTALLPDGGTSLAYVYFRDMTTVEAEAARTAETRRVAAEVVDSLESFSDMYIGVDADWRITYINAQAETRLGVRRDDVVGRDVWDRFPDLVGTPLEEAYREAVRTGQPRTVEAHYAPADLWSETRVFPLRRGGLGVYFRDVAERRALEEERERLLAAERLARAAAERAQHDLAHRATHDDLTGLLNRAGLVEHVASLTAGRPGAGLTVLFADLDRFKLVNDILGHRAGDALLTAISRRLAELAGPTEVVARFGGDEFVVAMVGATTAAADVMAAAVVAACSEPVDAVGRMAVGASVGIAASTGPGALDTVLREADAALGRAKDGGRGRAAWFDEQLHRESVQRVLVERDLRLALERDEFFLEYQPAFDLRYERITHIEALVRWRHPTRGVVPPLDFIPVAEESGLVSRVGEWVLGRAVEQAARWAHVPGVRVWVNVAPQQLADCRMPELLAGHLARVGLAADRLGVEVTESIFGDSSRLAEVLEEVRALGVAVAIDDFGTGYSSLARLGDLPVDVIKIDRSFVHDLGTPRGEAVLSSVVTLAHAFDATVIAEGVETLSQLRTLSALGVDSASGYLLARPSAPEHLPMVLPAAASFRWPTVLHPSVARVPQRLGIG; from the coding sequence ATGCCCGAGTTCCCGACCACCGCGCCACCACGCAGCGACGTCTACGAGACGTTGTTCACCCACGGCATCGACGGGTTCCTGCTCACCTCGGCCGACGGTCTGACGTTCCGCGCCAACCCGCGGGCGTGCGAGCTGCTGGGCCGCTCCGAGGCCGAGCTGCTGGAGGTCGGACGGGCAGGGGTCGTCGACCCGCGGGACCCCCGGTGGGCGGAGGCGTTCGAGGCCCGTCGCCGGGACGGCGCCTACCGCGGGGTGCTGCGCATGCGCCGGCGCGACGGCTCCACCTTCCCGGCCGAGGTGAGCACCGCCCTGCTCCCCGATGGAGGGACCTCGCTCGCCTACGTCTACTTCCGGGACATGACCACGGTGGAGGCCGAGGCGGCGCGGACGGCCGAGACCCGGCGGGTCGCGGCCGAGGTGGTCGACAGCCTCGAGTCGTTCAGCGACATGTACATCGGGGTGGACGCCGACTGGCGGATCACCTACATCAACGCGCAGGCCGAGACCCGGCTGGGTGTCCGCCGCGACGACGTCGTGGGCAGGGACGTCTGGGACCGGTTCCCGGACCTGGTCGGCACGCCGCTCGAGGAGGCCTACCGCGAGGCCGTGCGGACCGGGCAGCCGAGGACGGTCGAGGCCCACTACGCACCTGCCGACCTGTGGTCGGAGACCCGCGTGTTCCCGCTGCGCCGGGGTGGGCTCGGCGTCTACTTCCGTGACGTCGCCGAGCGGCGGGCCCTGGAGGAGGAACGGGAGCGGCTGCTGGCCGCCGAGCGCCTGGCGCGCGCCGCCGCCGAGCGTGCGCAGCACGACCTCGCCCACCGGGCCACCCACGACGACCTCACCGGGCTGCTCAACCGGGCTGGGCTGGTGGAGCACGTCGCCTCGCTCACCGCCGGCCGGCCGGGAGCCGGGCTGACCGTGCTGTTCGCCGACCTCGACCGCTTCAAGCTGGTCAACGACATCCTGGGACACCGCGCCGGCGACGCGCTGCTCACCGCCATCAGCCGCCGCCTGGCCGAGCTCGCCGGGCCGACCGAGGTGGTGGCCCGCTTCGGTGGTGACGAGTTCGTCGTGGCGATGGTCGGCGCCACCACGGCGGCCGCCGACGTGATGGCCGCGGCAGTGGTGGCCGCGTGCTCCGAGCCGGTGGACGCCGTCGGGCGGATGGCGGTCGGCGCCAGTGTCGGCATAGCCGCATCGACCGGCCCCGGCGCGCTGGACACGGTGCTCCGGGAGGCCGACGCGGCCCTGGGCAGGGCGAAGGACGGCGGCCGCGGCCGCGCCGCGTGGTTCGACGAACAGCTGCACCGGGAGTCGGTGCAGCGGGTGCTGGTCGAGCGCGACCTGCGCCTGGCCCTGGAGCGCGACGAGTTCTTCCTGGAGTACCAGCCGGCGTTCGACCTGCGCTACGAACGGATCACCCACATCGAGGCGCTGGTCCGATGGCGGCACCCCACCCGGGGCGTCGTCCCACCGCTGGACTTCATCCCGGTCGCCGAGGAGTCCGGCCTGGTCTCCCGGGTCGGCGAGTGGGTCCTCGGACGGGCCGTCGAGCAGGCGGCCCGGTGGGCGCACGTCCCCGGCGTGCGGGTGTGGGTCAACGTCGCCCCACAGCAGCTGGCCGACTGCCGGATGCCGGAACTGCTGGCCGGCCACCTCGCCCGCGTGGGACTGGCCGCCGACCGGCTGGGCGTCGAGGTGACCGAGTCGATCTTCGGCGACTCCTCCCGCCTGGCCGAGGTCCTGGAGGAGGTCCGGGCGCTGGGGGTCGCGGTCGCGATCGACGACTTCGGCACCGGCTACAGCTCGCTGGCCCGACTGGGCGACCTGCCGGTCGACGTCATCAAGATCGACCGGTCCTTCGTGCACGACCTGGGGACGCCGCGCGGTGAGGCGGTGCTCTCCAGCGTCGTCACCTTGGCCCACGCCTTCGACGCCACCGTCATCGCGGAGGGCGTCGAGACCCTGAGCCAGCTGCGCACCCTCAGCGCGCTCGGGGTGGACTCGGCCAGCGGGTACCTGCTGGCCCGGCCGTCGGCGCCCGAGCACCTGCCGATGGTGCTGCCGGCTGCCGCGTCCTTCCGCTGGCCGACGGTCCTGCACCCCTCCGTGGCACGGGTCCCGCAGCGACTGGGGATCGGTTGA
- a CDS encoding zinc-dependent alcohol dehydrogenase, giving the protein MRAMVYRGPYKVRVEDKDVPRIEHPNDAVVRVTLAAICGSDLHLYHGMMPDTRVGHTFGHEFIGVVEQVGSSVETLRVGDRVMVPFNISCGSCWFCVRGLYSNCHNVNPNATAVGGIYGYSHTTGGYDGGQAQYVRVPFADVGPVRIPDWMHDEDAVLLTDAAATGYFGAQLGDIAEGDTVVVLGAGPVGLVAAQSAWLMGAGRVIVVDHLPERLDKARTMAHAEVLDYDEHADVVVELKKQTDFLGADVVIEAAGAEADGNLLQQVAGTKLKLQGGSPVALNWAIDGVRKGGTVAVVGAYGPIPNAVKFGDALNKGLTLRMNQTPVKRQWPRMFEHVRNGHLTPRAMVTHRFPLEHVAEAYHVFSAKLDGCIKPLILPDAA; this is encoded by the coding sequence ATGCGAGCCATGGTCTACCGGGGGCCGTACAAGGTGCGGGTCGAGGACAAGGACGTCCCGCGGATCGAGCACCCCAACGACGCGGTCGTGCGGGTGACGCTGGCCGCCATCTGCGGCTCCGACCTGCACCTCTACCACGGGATGATGCCGGACACCCGGGTCGGGCACACGTTCGGCCACGAGTTCATCGGCGTGGTCGAGCAGGTCGGCTCCTCGGTGGAGACCCTGCGGGTGGGCGACCGGGTGATGGTGCCGTTCAACATCTCCTGCGGCAGCTGCTGGTTCTGCGTCCGCGGCCTGTACTCCAACTGCCACAACGTCAACCCCAACGCCACGGCGGTCGGCGGCATCTACGGCTACTCGCACACCACCGGCGGCTACGACGGCGGCCAGGCGCAGTACGTGCGCGTCCCGTTCGCCGACGTCGGGCCGGTGCGCATCCCCGACTGGATGCACGACGAGGACGCCGTCCTGCTCACCGACGCCGCCGCGACCGGCTACTTCGGCGCCCAGCTCGGCGACATCGCCGAGGGCGACACGGTCGTCGTCCTCGGCGCCGGGCCGGTGGGACTCGTCGCCGCGCAGTCCGCGTGGCTGATGGGCGCCGGGCGGGTCATCGTGGTCGACCACCTGCCGGAGCGGCTGGACAAGGCCCGGACCATGGCGCACGCCGAGGTGCTCGACTACGACGAGCACGCCGACGTCGTGGTCGAGCTGAAGAAGCAGACCGACTTCCTCGGCGCCGACGTCGTCATCGAGGCCGCGGGTGCCGAGGCCGACGGCAACCTGCTGCAGCAGGTCGCGGGCACCAAGCTCAAGCTGCAGGGCGGCTCACCGGTGGCGCTGAACTGGGCCATCGACGGGGTGCGCAAGGGCGGCACGGTCGCGGTCGTCGGCGCCTACGGGCCGATCCCCAACGCGGTGAAGTTCGGCGACGCGCTCAACAAGGGGCTCACCCTGCGGATGAACCAGACACCGGTGAAGCGGCAGTGGCCGCGGATGTTCGAGCACGTGCGCAACGGCCACCTCACGCCGCGGGCGATGGTCACCCACCGGTTCCCGCTGGAGCACGTCGCGGAGGCCTACCACGTCTTCTCCGCCAAGCTCGACGGCTGCATCAAGCCGCTGATCCTGCCCGACGCGGCCTGA
- a CDS encoding DUF5313 family protein: MGTTSRPPERPGVLRWVGYALGGGLPARYASWVLHDTTTRTWGLRHVARALVQMSVPVVLVVALVPAPAWIRLMTALGGLLLGLVFSLAYMAETTENRVKKAGYPPGTATAAREQAARVRERQEAERRRAAAARRAARQRARR; this comes from the coding sequence GTGGGGACCACGAGCCGGCCGCCCGAACGGCCCGGGGTGCTGCGGTGGGTCGGCTACGCCCTGGGCGGCGGGCTGCCGGCGCGGTACGCCTCCTGGGTCCTGCACGACACGACGACCCGCACGTGGGGGCTGCGGCACGTGGCCCGCGCGCTGGTGCAGATGTCCGTGCCGGTCGTGCTGGTCGTCGCGCTGGTGCCCGCCCCGGCCTGGATCCGGCTGATGACCGCCCTGGGCGGCCTGCTCCTCGGGCTGGTCTTCTCGCTGGCCTACATGGCCGAGACGACCGAGAACCGGGTCAAGAAGGCCGGCTACCCGCCAGGCACGGCGACGGCCGCCCGCGAGCAGGCCGCCCGGGTCCGGGAGCGGCAGGAGGCCGAGCGCCGCCGCGCGGCCGCCGCACGCCGGGCGGCCCGCCAGCGGGCCCGCCGCTGA
- a CDS encoding ATP-binding protein produces the protein MLVVVGGLPGSGKTTLLRRLVAERVPGVVGLDSEDVAARVHAPGVPYRLVRPLVHAWHRVRVLRAVAGPAPVVVLTDPWTRPWWRAAVLGTGRRAGRSVRLVLLDASQELAESGQTARGRQIPARSMRRHATRWADLLRSVTGPDGGVGPDSVTVVDRPGADRLTVADVVLGRAVA, from the coding sequence GTGCTGGTCGTCGTCGGGGGGCTGCCGGGCAGCGGGAAGACGACGCTGCTGCGCCGGCTGGTGGCCGAGCGGGTCCCCGGCGTCGTCGGCCTGGACTCCGAGGACGTCGCCGCCCGCGTGCACGCCCCGGGCGTCCCCTACCGGCTGGTCCGCCCGCTGGTGCACGCCTGGCACCGGGTGCGGGTGCTGCGCGCCGTGGCCGGTCCCGCCCCGGTCGTCGTCCTCACCGACCCGTGGACCCGTCCCTGGTGGCGCGCCGCCGTGCTGGGCACCGGCCGGCGCGCCGGCCGCTCGGTGCGGCTGGTGCTCCTCGACGCGTCGCAGGAGCTCGCCGAGAGCGGGCAGACCGCCCGGGGCCGGCAGATCCCGGCCCGGTCGATGCGCCGGCACGCCACCCGCTGGGCGGACCTGCTGCGCTCGGTCACCGGGCCCGACGGCGGGGTGGGACCGGACTCGGTGACCGTCGTGGACCGGCCGGGGGCCGACCGGCTCACCGTGGCCGACGTCGTCCTCGGCCGGGCCGTGGCCTGA